The following proteins are encoded in a genomic region of Candidatus Marinarcus aquaticus:
- a CDS encoding DUF2126 domain-containing protein, translating into MALKVVISHKTQYSYDKKVSMSPHIIRLRPAPHSRTPIEAYSLKIKPENHFINWQQDPFGNYLARLVFLEQTDHFSVDVEIIADMITINPFDFFVENEAKDFPFEYKKDLRKELAPYLETEEDSKTLQAFVKTIDTSKKSIIDFLVEVNQHIHNALDYTVRLEPGVQTPQETLTQKLGSCRDFAWLFVQVLRHLGLAARFVSGYLVQLTADIKSLDGPSGPKEDFTDLHAWTEVYVPGAGWIGLDSTSGLFAGEGHIPLACTPNYSSAYAIEGLMDPCETTFTYENKVTRIFESPRVTKPYKQEQWNAIYKLGFKVDEDLEAHDVRLTMGGEPTFVSIDDMESAQWNTKADGPHKRELANNLSRRILNSSTNGGLIHHAQGKWYPEEPLPRWQTTIYWRKDGKPVWQNPDLLANMNKKYDYTSKDAKKFLSTLALILGVSDKNIIPAYEDPVYYIMKEFEMPLDIDPMKYDLKDSLERRTIAQKLQQGLNSEVGYVLPLSFGKRKWITSQWEFRRGYLFLSAGNSPLGLRLPLESLIVKPHVEIEKSFEPDLFKAYPALGDYISEVQTRAQNLDDKTTEQNSYSAFVRTAISVEVRDDKLCVFLPPIESTEVFLDLIASIEQTAKQLNLCVILEGYEPPQDTRTDRIKVTPDPGVIEVNIQPATSWKELSANMLQLYEDARLSRLGTEKFMVDGRHTGTGGGNHVTIGAATPSDSALLRNPNLLRSLITFWQHHPGLSYLFSGAFIGPTSQAPRVDEGRQENLYELEIAFSQIPEGQDVPFWLTDRLFRHMLTDITGNTHRSEFCIDKLYSPDSSSGRLGILELRAFDMPPHSHMALLQMLLVRALVASFWKNPYKHKLVRWGTRLHDKFLLEHYVKEDIKEVVDYLNENGYAFKLDWFDPFFEFRFPLYGMTVIENMPVEIRAAIEPWHVLGEESGSQGTSRYVDSSVERLQIKIENFNTERYTLTCNGVQIPLSKTNIEGEYVSGVRYKAWQPWSALHPTIGVDTPLTFDIIDKWNDRSIGGFNYFVSHPGGRSYDTFPVNSYEAEARRINRYWDFNHSQGEVLEHDPIISSSTNALFANGATRAIEPKKGFEKLYFHKMPKNKEYPHTLDLRQRWMKN; encoded by the coding sequence ATGGCACTCAAAGTAGTTATTTCCCATAAAACGCAATACAGTTACGACAAAAAGGTTTCGATGTCACCCCACATCATCCGACTGCGACCTGCCCCTCACAGCAGAACTCCTATTGAGGCATACTCTTTAAAAATCAAGCCTGAAAATCACTTTATTAATTGGCAACAAGACCCCTTTGGAAACTATTTGGCTCGTTTGGTTTTTCTTGAACAAACAGACCATTTCAGTGTAGATGTTGAAATCATTGCGGATATGATTACCATCAACCCTTTTGATTTTTTTGTGGAGAATGAGGCAAAGGATTTTCCATTTGAATACAAAAAAGATTTACGTAAAGAGCTCGCACCCTATTTAGAAACTGAAGAGGACTCCAAAACGTTACAAGCCTTTGTAAAAACAATTGATACCTCTAAAAAATCAATTATTGACTTTTTAGTGGAGGTCAACCAACACATCCATAATGCTTTAGACTACACCGTACGTCTGGAACCGGGAGTGCAAACACCCCAAGAAACACTTACTCAAAAGCTGGGAAGTTGTCGAGACTTTGCTTGGCTGTTTGTACAAGTTTTAAGACACTTAGGTTTGGCGGCTCGTTTTGTCTCCGGTTACTTAGTACAACTCACTGCCGATATAAAATCTCTGGATGGTCCAAGTGGTCCAAAAGAGGATTTTACAGACCTGCATGCATGGACAGAAGTCTATGTTCCAGGTGCTGGATGGATTGGTTTAGACAGCACCAGCGGATTGTTTGCAGGCGAAGGTCATATTCCATTGGCATGTACTCCTAACTACAGCAGTGCATATGCCATTGAAGGACTTATGGATCCATGTGAAACCACATTTACATATGAAAACAAAGTGACTCGTATCTTTGAATCACCTCGTGTGACCAAACCTTATAAACAAGAGCAGTGGAATGCTATTTATAAACTGGGTTTTAAAGTGGATGAGGATTTAGAAGCACATGATGTGCGACTGACCATGGGTGGAGAACCCACCTTTGTCTCCATTGATGACATGGAATCAGCTCAATGGAACACCAAAGCAGACGGACCTCACAAACGAGAATTGGCCAATAACCTTTCACGACGTATTTTAAACTCCTCAACCAATGGGGGACTGATTCATCACGCCCAAGGAAAATGGTACCCAGAAGAACCACTTCCAAGATGGCAAACGACAATTTACTGGCGAAAAGATGGCAAACCCGTCTGGCAAAATCCTGACCTGCTTGCCAATATGAACAAGAAATATGACTACACATCTAAAGATGCCAAAAAGTTCCTAAGCACATTGGCTTTAATCTTAGGTGTCAGTGATAAAAACATCATCCCAGCTTACGAAGACCCTGTGTATTACATCATGAAAGAGTTTGAAATGCCTTTGGATATTGATCCCATGAAGTATGATTTAAAAGATTCCTTAGAGCGACGAACCATTGCTCAAAAACTGCAACAAGGATTAAACAGTGAAGTGGGTTATGTCTTACCATTAAGTTTTGGCAAGCGCAAATGGATTACCTCACAATGGGAGTTTCGACGAGGGTATCTTTTTTTAAGTGCAGGTAACTCTCCTTTGGGACTTCGACTGCCTTTAGAATCACTCATTGTAAAACCACACGTAGAGATTGAAAAAAGTTTTGAACCCGATTTGTTCAAAGCATATCCTGCTTTAGGGGATTATATCTCGGAAGTACAAACGCGTGCACAAAATCTTGATGATAAAACCACCGAACAGAACTCTTACAGCGCTTTTGTTCGTACGGCTATCAGTGTTGAAGTACGCGATGATAAACTCTGTGTTTTCCTCCCTCCCATTGAGAGCACAGAAGTCTTTTTAGACCTCATAGCCTCCATTGAGCAAACGGCAAAACAGTTAAATCTGTGTGTGATTTTAGAAGGGTATGAACCCCCACAAGACACTCGAACAGATCGTATAAAAGTGACGCCTGACCCAGGTGTCATTGAAGTCAATATTCAACCTGCCACATCATGGAAAGAGCTCAGTGCTAACATGCTACAACTCTATGAAGATGCCCGACTTTCTCGACTTGGAACAGAAAAATTCATGGTGGATGGAAGACATACGGGTACAGGCGGAGGAAACCACGTCACTATTGGAGCAGCCACACCAAGTGACTCAGCACTCTTACGAAACCCTAATTTACTGCGAAGTCTGATTACTTTTTGGCAACACCATCCGGGGCTTTCATATCTTTTTAGTGGGGCATTTATTGGTCCCACTTCACAAGCCCCAAGGGTGGATGAAGGAAGGCAAGAAAATCTTTACGAACTGGAAATTGCCTTCTCACAAATCCCTGAAGGACAAGATGTTCCATTTTGGTTGACCGACCGACTATTCAGACACATGCTCACTGATATCACAGGGAATACCCATCGAAGTGAGTTCTGCATTGATAAACTCTACTCACCTGACAGCAGTTCTGGACGGTTGGGTATTTTAGAACTGCGCGCATTTGATATGCCACCACACTCACATATGGCACTCTTGCAGATGCTGTTGGTTCGAGCTTTGGTCGCCTCTTTTTGGAAGAACCCTTATAAACACAAATTGGTGCGCTGGGGAACACGTCTGCACGATAAATTTTTGTTGGAGCACTATGTCAAAGAGGACATCAAAGAGGTGGTGGATTACCTCAATGAAAATGGCTATGCCTTTAAACTTGACTGGTTTGACCCCTTCTTTGAGTTCAGGTTTCCATTATATGGCATGACGGTAATTGAAAACATGCCCGTTGAAATTCGAGCTGCCATTGAACCTTGGCATGTATTGGGAGAAGAATCAGGAAGTCAAGGAACATCTCGATATGTGGACTCTTCAGTAGAACGACTTCAAATTAAAATCGAAAACTTTAATACAGAACGTTATACTTTAACATGCAATGGGGTACAAATCCCACTTTCTAAAACCAACATAGAAGGGGAATATGTCAGTGGGGTGAGATACAAAGCATGGCAACCGTGGTCGGCACTGCATCCTACCATTGGAGTAGATACACCATTGACTTTTGATATCATCGATAAATGGAATGATCGTTCAATTGGAGGTTTTAATTATTTTGTTTCACATCCGGGAGGACGAAGTTATGACACCTTCCCCGTAAACTCGTATGAAGCAGAAGCACGAAGGATCAACCGATATTGGGATTTTAACCACTCTCAAGGAGAAGTGCTAGAACATGATCCTATTATCAGCAGTTCAACCAATGCACTTTTTGCCAATGGTGCCACACGAGCGATTGAACCAAAAAAAGGTTTCGAAAAGCTATATTTTCATAAAATGCCAAAGAACAAAGAGTACCCACACACTTTAGATTTAAGACAACGATGGATGAAAAATTAA
- a CDS encoding Hsp20/alpha crystallin family protein encodes MLLTRFDPFKQMKEFEKNFYPYRMDDGVSGFVPIVNTREGEFAYHIDVDLPGVKKDDIKVDIHKDILTISGERKTKEEIKEEDYYKVETSFGKFSRSFNLPENADVENIEASSQDGVLEIVIPKLSEEKHKKIVKIK; translated from the coding sequence ATGTTACTGACACGATTTGATCCTTTTAAACAGATGAAAGAATTTGAAAAAAATTTTTATCCTTACCGAATGGATGATGGGGTAAGTGGTTTTGTCCCTATTGTTAATACCAGAGAAGGAGAGTTTGCTTATCACATTGACGTAGATCTTCCTGGAGTTAAAAAAGATGACATTAAAGTGGACATTCACAAAGATATTTTAACCATTTCGGGTGAACGAAAAACAAAAGAAGAAATTAAAGAGGAGGACTACTATAAGGTGGAAACCTCATTTGGAAAATTCTCACGAAGCTTCAATCTGCCAGAAAATGCAGATGTTGAAAATATTGAAGCTTCAAGCCAAGATGGCGTTTTAGAGATTGTTATTCCAAAACTCTCTGAAGAAAAACACAAAAAGATAGTAAAAATCAAATAA
- a CDS encoding metallophosphoesterase, with protein MNFLLFATIFISVFIIITLYISKRLVKKLHFKQRYKNYFNAFLILNLLGVFGYMVFRYYPIIPNSVYFLLSIPIGVIFLLFSTTVIYDIFSFIIEKGIPNEKRRTFLKKSLDFSSVALAGSINAKAMYNAKHIEQENVTVKIKNLPQSYNLVQISDVHIGGLIDQDFIASLVQRINALNAEVVVITGDLIDTDIRFAQKAVDELKNIQSTYGTYFVTGNHEYFHKVDVLIEYLKSIGIYVLENETVYIGQDDKGFNLAGVHDLFGYRMEQYEPNIEAALQESNPNAPTILLAHQPKFIKEVPNSVDLVLSGHTHGGQLIPFNLLVRLAQPYIKGLHQHNEHTQIYVNKGTGFWGPPMRLGASSEITHFTLVPA; from the coding sequence ATGAATTTTTTACTATTCGCAACAATTTTTATATCAGTTTTTATAATAATTACACTTTACATCTCTAAACGATTGGTTAAAAAGCTGCATTTTAAGCAGCGTTATAAAAACTATTTTAACGCTTTTTTAATCCTCAATTTATTGGGGGTTTTTGGTTATATGGTTTTCAGATATTATCCGATTATTCCAAACAGTGTTTATTTTTTATTGAGTATTCCCATAGGGGTCATTTTTCTGTTATTTAGCACAACAGTTATTTATGATATCTTTTCTTTTATCATTGAAAAAGGGATTCCCAATGAAAAACGTCGAACTTTTCTTAAAAAATCTCTGGATTTTTCTTCAGTTGCTCTTGCAGGAAGCATCAATGCCAAAGCAATGTACAACGCCAAACACATTGAACAAGAAAATGTCACTGTTAAAATTAAGAATTTACCGCAATCATATAACTTGGTTCAAATCAGTGATGTCCATATAGGAGGACTGATTGACCAAGATTTTATTGCTTCTTTGGTGCAAAGAATCAATGCACTCAACGCTGAAGTGGTCGTTATCACAGGGGATTTAATTGATACGGATATTCGTTTTGCTCAAAAAGCTGTGGATGAACTTAAAAACATTCAAAGCACTTATGGTACCTATTTCGTCACGGGCAATCACGAGTATTTTCATAAAGTTGATGTGCTCATAGAGTATCTTAAGTCCATTGGTATTTACGTATTAGAAAACGAAACGGTCTATATTGGTCAAGATGACAAAGGATTTAACCTTGCAGGAGTTCATGACCTTTTTGGTTACCGCATGGAACAGTATGAACCCAATATTGAAGCGGCGCTTCAAGAGAGCAATCCTAATGCACCAACCATTCTGTTAGCCCATCAGCCAAAATTTATAAAAGAGGTTCCGAACAGTGTGGATTTAGTACTCAGTGGACACACTCATGGAGGACAACTCATCCCTTTTAATCTTTTAGTGCGTTTAGCGCAACCTTATATCAAAGGCTTGCATCAGCACAATGAACATACTCAAATCTATGTCAATAAAGGAACAGGTTTTTGGGGCCCTCCCATGCGTTTAGGCGCAAGCAGTGAAATCACACATTTTACTTTAGTTCCGGCATAA
- a CDS encoding methyl-accepting chemotaxis protein: protein MKSLTISKKFTFLSLTVTFVSLLIGYLLLNNYKQNLIEQEYASIVHELQDMTHDRMNAKLDVGISNAISIANDHYIKEALATNNRELAIAALSNLSANMKANTPFKNIKVHIHTKNNHSFLRSWVPEKFGDDLSSFRKSVVKVNASQGVVNTLEVGKAGLSIRSVVPVFSENNEHVGSLEFMQGINSVAKLFDQNQEGFLLLMDASLAVAKIDEANKLKEYVISQKFVNKAFLNDAKTIDFKELKANKILNTQAYTYTYVDIKDFEGNVIGMALVGEPYDVVHNAINTATKLIVISLMILAGALIVTLVASLFVMKKFIIGPINDLKEAIDSVKESRTKSSYIEVQNNDEIGDVVKSFNEYLGSIKAGMEKDKTVIDEARVVIEKVNSGLFNDQIKQEANSKEVAMLIGVINDMIVKTKNNLLTLSQTLVELSHAKYDLNIPRIEGMTGLIASLFNGIRVTQATMSEVMALIDSSNTKLESSSKELSDASKRLSESSNLQAVSLEETAAAIEEIASTIKQSSDNAQKMTNHAQSVTKANEVGRNLANQTVTAMDELSDEVNSILEAITVIDQIAFQTNILSLNAAVEAATAGEAGKGFAVVAQEVRNLASRSAEAAKEIKEIVESATIKANSSKEVTDKMLQGYNALDDNINQTIGLIEEVANAAKEQQTAISQINDTVNSLDKATQENASLAATISTMAENTQNLVEQLREAVSNTTFSEASKKRICEPDMIFRLNKLKSDHIVFKDNNFCNCGVGKNFTVKNHHECDLGKWIDENKERPFAQTQEWKELLIVHEDVHSKVQKTVDLYAQGASNEEIFTYTKDVEDSAFKVFNLLDRLREMNCSTQEVEK from the coding sequence ATGAAATCATTAACCATTTCAAAGAAATTTACATTTTTGTCTTTAACTGTGACATTTGTATCCTTACTTATAGGATACTTACTGTTAAACAATTATAAGCAAAACTTGATTGAGCAAGAGTATGCTTCAATCGTTCATGAGTTACAAGATATGACTCACGATAGAATGAATGCAAAGTTGGACGTAGGGATTTCAAATGCTATATCAATAGCCAATGATCACTATATTAAAGAGGCTTTGGCTACCAATAACAGAGAGTTGGCCATTGCGGCATTGTCTAATCTTTCTGCCAATATGAAAGCCAACACGCCTTTTAAAAATATCAAAGTACACATTCACACTAAAAACAACCACTCTTTTTTAAGAAGTTGGGTGCCTGAAAAATTTGGGGATGATTTAAGTTCATTTAGAAAAAGTGTGGTCAAGGTCAATGCTTCCCAAGGGGTTGTAAATACATTAGAAGTAGGAAAAGCTGGGCTTAGTATCCGTTCTGTGGTACCTGTATTTTCTGAAAATAATGAACATGTCGGTTCATTAGAGTTTATGCAAGGAATCAATTCGGTTGCAAAATTGTTTGACCAAAACCAAGAAGGCTTTCTTCTTTTAATGGATGCCTCATTGGCTGTTGCTAAAATTGATGAAGCCAATAAACTAAAAGAGTATGTGATTTCTCAAAAATTTGTGAACAAAGCTTTTTTAAATGATGCCAAAACGATTGACTTTAAAGAGCTTAAAGCCAATAAAATTCTAAATACACAAGCCTATACGTATACGTATGTGGACATCAAAGATTTTGAAGGCAACGTCATAGGAATGGCATTGGTGGGTGAACCCTATGATGTCGTACACAATGCTATTAATACGGCCACAAAACTGATTGTGATTTCATTGATGATTTTAGCTGGAGCATTGATTGTTACCTTAGTGGCTTCACTGTTTGTGATGAAGAAGTTCATTATTGGACCTATCAATGATTTAAAAGAGGCGATTGACAGTGTGAAAGAGAGTCGAACCAAATCATCGTATATTGAAGTGCAAAACAATGATGAAATAGGAGATGTGGTTAAAAGCTTTAATGAGTATTTAGGCAGTATTAAAGCGGGTATGGAAAAAGATAAAACCGTGATTGATGAAGCTCGTGTGGTGATTGAAAAAGTCAATTCGGGATTATTTAATGATCAGATTAAACAAGAGGCCAACTCTAAAGAAGTAGCAATGCTCATTGGTGTGATTAATGACATGATTGTAAAAACTAAAAACAATCTATTAACGCTTTCTCAAACATTGGTGGAACTCTCTCATGCAAAATATGATCTTAACATTCCTAGAATTGAAGGCATGACGGGTCTGATTGCTTCACTGTTTAATGGTATTCGAGTTACACAAGCAACCATGTCTGAAGTGATGGCTCTTATTGACAGCTCAAACACCAAGTTAGAAAGCAGTTCAAAAGAGCTTTCGGATGCTTCAAAACGATTAAGTGAATCATCTAACTTACAAGCGGTCTCTTTAGAAGAGACTGCAGCAGCCATTGAAGAGATTGCTTCCACGATTAAACAAAGCAGCGATAATGCACAAAAAATGACCAATCATGCACAAAGTGTCACGAAAGCCAACGAAGTGGGGCGAAATTTAGCCAATCAAACGGTAACCGCGATGGATGAACTCAGTGATGAAGTCAACTCTATTTTAGAAGCGATTACAGTGATTGACCAAATTGCCTTCCAAACCAATATTTTATCACTCAATGCTGCGGTGGAAGCAGCCACTGCAGGAGAAGCAGGAAAAGGCTTCGCCGTGGTTGCACAAGAGGTTCGAAATCTTGCATCACGAAGTGCGGAAGCTGCTAAAGAGATTAAAGAGATTGTTGAGAGTGCAACCATTAAAGCCAACAGCTCTAAAGAGGTCACGGATAAGATGCTTCAAGGATACAATGCCTTAGATGATAACATCAATCAAACCATCGGTCTTATTGAAGAGGTTGCCAATGCAGCCAAAGAGCAACAAACCGCCATCTCTCAAATCAATGATACTGTGAACTCACTGGATAAAGCAACCCAAGAGAATGCCTCCTTGGCTGCAACCATCAGCACAATGGCAGAAAACACGCAAAACCTTGTAGAGCAACTTCGAGAAGCCGTAAGCAATACCACTTTCAGTGAAGCTTCGAAAAAACGTATTTGTGAACCCGATATGATTTTCAGACTCAATAAACTCAAATCAGATCATATTGTTTTTAAAGATAACAACTTTTGTAATTGTGGAGTGGGAAAAAATTTCACCGTTAAAAATCATCATGAGTGTGATTTGGGTAAATGGATTGATGAAAATAAAGAGCGGCCATTTGCACAAACACAAGAGTGGAAAGAGCTTTTAATAGTGCATGAAGATGTTCACAGTAAAGTTCAAAAAACAGTTGACTTGTATGCACAAGGTGCAAGCAATGAAGAGATATTTACCTATACTAAAGATGTGGAAGATTCAGCCTTTAAAGTATTTAATCTTTTAGACAGACTTCGAGAGATGAACTGTTCAACACAAGAAGTCGAGAAGTAG
- a CDS encoding aminotransferase class V-fold PLP-dependent enzyme, whose amino-acid sequence MSNNLFAPFFSHNTNKLDYIKYNTIGDHKTQYFDYTASGLGFRPIENRVYNVLKTYANTHSKEASMANITHQHYNMAIESLKNSLELNDEFAIIPTGCGSTAAIKKFQELLGLYIPPATLQRLNMDIDTSKLPLVIVGPFEHHSNEVSYREAMCEVQRIKLNEDGLMDLIQLEEVLQKNQHREIIATFCVASNVTGIITCYKEISTLLRKYNATVCLDAAASSSYMNVDCNYFDAMFISPHKLLGGPGSCGVLVIKKSLVDTSLAPSFSGGGTVKYVSQSSQIYEEDISARETAGTPGILQLIRAALAYQLRNEIGFDFILKRKQALLTQLLEGLKTIPNIVIYGNKLAKNIGIVSFNIARQDPYEICELLSQKGMQTRAGCSCAGPYGHDLLGLKDQIDLKDRPGWVRVSIHYSQTKEEVQELIEAIRSSIK is encoded by the coding sequence ATGAGTAATAATCTGTTTGCACCGTTTTTTTCACACAATACGAATAAACTGGACTATATTAAATACAATACAATAGGGGACCATAAAACACAATACTTTGATTACACAGCATCAGGGTTGGGTTTTAGACCGATTGAAAACAGAGTCTATAATGTGTTAAAAACCTATGCAAACACTCACTCAAAAGAGGCCTCTATGGCCAACATCACTCACCAACACTACAACATGGCCATTGAGAGTCTGAAAAACTCACTTGAGCTCAATGACGAATTTGCCATCATCCCTACGGGATGTGGTTCAACTGCTGCGATTAAAAAATTTCAAGAACTTTTAGGATTGTATATCCCTCCTGCGACACTTCAACGTTTGAACATGGACATTGATACTTCAAAACTGCCTTTAGTCATTGTAGGTCCTTTTGAACACCACTCAAATGAGGTGAGTTATCGTGAAGCGATGTGTGAAGTGCAACGTATCAAACTCAATGAAGATGGGCTGATGGATTTAATCCAGCTTGAAGAGGTGTTACAAAAGAATCAACACCGTGAAATCATCGCCACTTTTTGTGTCGCTTCAAATGTAACGGGCATCATCACGTGTTACAAAGAGATTTCAACGTTACTTCGAAAATACAACGCAACGGTTTGTTTGGATGCAGCTGCAAGCTCATCTTATATGAACGTGGATTGCAACTATTTTGATGCCATGTTTATCTCCCCTCATAAACTCTTAGGAGGTCCAGGAAGTTGTGGAGTTTTGGTGATTAAAAAATCGCTTGTAGACACCTCACTTGCGCCAAGTTTCTCTGGGGGTGGTACGGTAAAATATGTGAGTCAATCTTCTCAAATCTATGAAGAAGACATCTCTGCAAGGGAAACTGCAGGAACGCCGGGTATTTTACAACTCATTCGAGCGGCATTGGCGTATCAACTGCGAAATGAGATTGGATTTGATTTTATTTTAAAGCGAAAACAAGCGCTGTTAACACAACTACTTGAAGGGTTAAAAACGATTCCAAATATTGTGATTTATGGCAATAAACTGGCTAAAAACATTGGTATTGTTTCATTTAATATTGCCCGACAAGACCCTTATGAGATATGTGAACTGCTTTCACAAAAAGGGATGCAAACACGTGCTGGATGCTCTTGTGCAGGTCCATATGGTCATGATTTATTGGGATTAAAAGATCAAATAGATTTAAAAGATCGTCCAGGATGGGTGAGGGTCTCAATACACTACTCTCAAACCAAAGAGGAAGTGCAAGAGCTCATTGAAGCCATAAGAAGCAGTATTAAATAA
- a CDS encoding nitrite/sulfite reductase translates to MAKETAAQRVERIKKEKDGLKVLEDIYVYAVLGEAINPEDIDRFKWYGLYTQNRNLQAEDDETLYFMLRVKLPNGEMNLEQIQAVANISKEFARGTADFTTRQDVQFHYITVRDLPAIFKQLNDVGLSTVFAAGDVPRNVVTCAVNGIDHDQIMDVRPLVEKVNAYFDGNKNLSNLPRKYKVAISGCNKHCISHEIQDLSFTATKVSDTKILFDVHVGGGLASNKQVAQHIGYVTPSQVLPMVKAVTKLYKEYGFRDNRRKARLGHVLAEWGKEKFLEVLQENINFTLKEQKVQNFTPYKQREHFGIHESTQKSKSFIGVAIDSGHIGADGLFKLHDILKSYGATSIKATTTQNFIVQDAPTEQAQTLAEELSKAGMVYNPSPFKARTLACTGLNFCKFAISETKGLAKELSDHLEKTFPDFDEPVSISVNGCPNSCAHPHIVDIGLIGCKLKVDGETVTGFELLLGGDLKGEQSHFGVKTGIKFASSQACEEVEKLIATYIKSDFTNFGEYVLAQVNE, encoded by the coding sequence ATGGCAAAAGAGACAGCAGCTCAAAGAGTAGAGCGAATTAAAAAAGAAAAAGACGGCTTAAAGGTATTAGAAGATATCTATGTATATGCCGTCTTAGGTGAAGCAATCAACCCTGAAGATATCGACCGTTTCAAGTGGTATGGTCTGTATACTCAAAACAGAAATTTACAAGCTGAAGATGATGAAACATTATACTTCATGCTTCGTGTTAAACTGCCAAATGGAGAGATGAACTTAGAGCAAATCCAAGCAGTGGCGAATATCTCTAAAGAGTTTGCACGAGGTACGGCTGATTTTACCACGCGACAAGATGTACAGTTTCACTACATCACGGTACGTGACCTGCCAGCAATATTTAAACAACTCAATGATGTGGGCTTAAGTACCGTATTTGCTGCGGGAGACGTTCCAAGAAACGTGGTAACGTGTGCAGTCAATGGGATTGACCATGACCAAATCATGGATGTACGACCATTGGTTGAAAAAGTAAATGCCTATTTTGATGGAAACAAAAATCTCTCTAACTTACCAAGAAAGTATAAAGTGGCCATCAGTGGATGTAACAAACACTGTATTTCACATGAGATTCAAGATTTGAGTTTCACTGCAACCAAAGTGTCTGATACAAAAATCTTGTTTGATGTACACGTTGGTGGTGGTTTGGCTTCAAATAAACAAGTGGCGCAACACATTGGTTATGTAACACCATCACAAGTTTTACCAATGGTCAAAGCGGTCACAAAACTCTATAAAGAGTATGGTTTCAGAGATAACCGAAGAAAAGCACGTCTTGGACACGTACTTGCAGAGTGGGGCAAAGAGAAGTTCTTAGAAGTACTTCAAGAGAACATCAACTTTACACTTAAAGAGCAAAAAGTTCAAAACTTCACGCCATATAAACAGCGTGAGCACTTTGGTATTCATGAAAGCACACAAAAAAGCAAAAGCTTTATTGGTGTGGCTATTGATTCAGGACACATTGGGGCAGATGGCTTATTTAAACTTCACGATATTTTAAAATCGTATGGAGCAACCAGCATCAAAGCTACGACAACACAAAACTTTATTGTACAAGATGCGCCAACAGAACAAGCACAAACCTTAGCTGAAGAGTTAAGTAAAGCTGGAATGGTGTATAATCCATCTCCATTTAAAGCTCGGACATTGGCATGTACAGGATTGAATTTCTGTAAGTTTGCCATCAGTGAAACCAAAGGGTTAGCAAAAGAGCTCAGTGACCATTTAGAGAAAACATTCCCTGATTTTGATGAACCTGTATCCATCAGTGTGAATGGTTGTCCAAACTCGTGCGCACACCCGCATATCGTGGATATTGGGCTTATAGGATGTAAACTGAAAGTAGATGGAGAGACCGTTACAGGGTTTGAACTTCTTTTAGGTGGAGACTTAAAAGGGGAGCAAAGCCACTTTGGAGTTAAAACGGGAATAAAATTTGCATCATCTCAAGCATGTGAAGAGGTTGAGAAATTGATTGCAACTTATATCAAAAGCGACTTCACAAATTTTGGAGAGTATGTATTAGCACAAGTCAATGAGTAA